The DNA window CGAAGGGAGACTATTACCGCATCACTCAGGAAATGATCGGCCGACGCGTGAACGTCGCCGTACCGGCCGATAGCTTGCTGTTGCTCAAAGCGACGGGCAAAGTGCCGCACACCGGCGGCCGGCTGTTCGATGTCGAGAGCCCGCACTATCGGACGCTCTATCGCTGGATCGAAGCCGGCGCGCTCGAAGATTCCGCCGCGGTGCCCGAGCCGGTCGAGATCGCGCTCGCGCCGGAGCGGATGGTGTTCAACGGCGTGAAAGGGACCGAGCAGACGAAGGTCACGGCTCGCTATTCCGACGGCTCGACGCGCGACGTTACGCACCTCGCCCGCTTTCTCTCGAACAACGTGTCGACCGCCGCGATCGACGCCGACGGCAAAGTTTCGGCCACGGGGCGCGGCGACACGTTCGTCTTCGCGCGGTTCAACCGCTTCACGATCGGCTCGGAAGTGATCGTGCTGCCTGCCGATTCCACGTATCGCTGGCCGGCTCCTCCGGCGAACAACTACATCGACGAGCTCGTTTACGATCGGCTGCAAAAGTTGCATTTGCTCCCTTCGGAGCTGTGTGACGACGAAACGTTTTTGCGACGCGTCTATCTCGATCTGACGGGCGTGCCGCCGACGTTCGCCGAATACGAAGCGTTCACGGCCGACAACAGCGCGCGTAAACGCGACGAGCTCGTCGACCGTTTACTGGCGAGCGACGCTTTCACCGACGTTTGGACCGCGAAATGGGCCGAGTCTTTGCGCGTGATCGGCGGCGGCTACGCTCCGACCGCGACCGACGTGAAGGCCGCCGAAGCGTATTTCGAATGGATCCGCGAACAGATCGCGGCGAACCGTCCGCTGAACGAGTTCGTCGCCGATCAGATCACGGCCGGCGGCAGCAACCTCACCACGGGGCCCGCCAATCTTTACACCATGCTCGTACACGATACGAAGTTCACGCCGAAGAACTTCGCGGCCGATTTCTCGCAGCTCTTCACAGGCGTGCAAATTCAGTGCGCCGAGTGCCACAACCATCCGTTCGACCGTTGGACGATGGACGACTACTACGGCTTCGTGAGTCTCTTCACCGGTATTCGTCGCAAGACCGGTGCCGAGGCGCGCGAGTTCTACATCTACAACGACGCAAGCGCGCCGCCGGCGAAGCATCTCATCGACGGTCGGCCGGTCCCCGTGATGGTGCTCGGCGGTGAGACGGCGGTTCCGAAGGGAACCGATACGCGCCAGGCCTTGGCCGCGTGGCTGACCTCGCCCGACAACGAACTCTTTTCGCAGAACCTCGCCAATCGGATTTGGGCCCACTTCATGGGGCGCGGCCTCGTCGAGCCGCTCGACGACATGCGGATCAGCAACCCACCGACGAACAAGCCGCTGCTCGACGCGCTGGCGAAGCATCTGACCGAGTCTAAGTTCAACCTTCGCGCGCTGGTGCGCGAGATTTGCACCTCGCGTGTGTATCAACTTTCGTCGCGCCCGAACGAGACCAACGCTCTGGACGACCGGCAGTTCTCACGCGCTCGCCTCCGCCGATTGCGGGCCGACGTGCTGCTCGACTCCGTCGTGCAAGTGACGGAAAGCGAACGGGGCTTCCGCGATTTCCAACTCGGCACCAAAGCGATTCAGTTCTATCCTCGCACTCCCGGCGACACGACCGGTCCGCATGCCGGCGACTCGTTCTTCGAGACGTTCGGGCGTTCGTCGCGGGCGACCGTATGCGCCTGCGAGACGAAGCCCGACCCGACGCTGTCGCAGGCGTTGCACCTGATCGCCGGCGATACGGTTCATGCCCGGGTCGCGGCCGGAGGGCTCGTGCCGAAGCTCATCGCCTCGCAACCGACGCCGGAAGCGATCATCGAGCAGCTCTTCATTCGGGCCCTCACGCGTAAGCCGACGGCCGAAGAACTGGCCGGCATGCGGAAACTCGTCGGCACCGACGTGAAAGATCGGAAGGCTTACGAAGATCTTTTTTGGGGCCTGCTGAACTCCACGGAATTCAGCTTTAACCACTGATCCCGTTCCGGCTCTCGCGATCGAACTATTACGATCGAGCGGCTGCTCCGGCGGCATTATTTCGCGGCAGGAGCAAGCTCTTCGGCCTTGCCTGCGGGAGCAGCTTTGTCGTCCGGAGTCTCTTTACTTGCGGTCCCTTCTTCCTTCGCCGGAGGTGCCTTTTGGTTCGCCTTGAAGAAGGCCAAGACGACCGGCTCGCGATCTTCGGAATCGGTCGTGCGAAACAAGACGAGATGATCTTTCAGGAACCAAAAATGATTTTGCTTTAAGCCATCGGACGAAAGATAGGCGCGCGAGTAAGCGTCTCCCAAATCGACCTTCGACCAAGTGTTCGAGCCGGCCCCCTTTTTCAAGTCCTCGAGCTCTTGCAGCAGATCGCTCTTCGCCTGCTTCGTGATCGGAAAGACATAGGCATCGATGCGGCTCGGCCCCGCCTCGTAGAGGGCGTGCGTGCCGGCGAGATCGATCTTAAGTGCGGGAACTCCTCCGCTCTTCTCGGCAGCGGTTCGCTCGTAGCCTGCGAGTCGCGCGGGAAAGACATCTTGAGCCGTTGCATCCGGCGCCGGGGCCGCCCAACCCGCCGCCAACGTCTGCCGCTCTTGCTCGATCGCGAGAGCCTCGTTCACCAGTTCCATCCCTTTATCGATCAGATCGGAGCCGTACCAAAACATCGCCCCGATCGCACCGGCGATCAACACCACGAAGAGACCGCAACCGATAAGAACCGCTTTCATAATTGCCGTCGATGAAAAGAAGGTGAAAAGTAATTGAAAAGGATTATGTAATCGTAGGAGAAGTTTGCGAAGCCGTCGAACGCCATGCTAACATCTGTCGGCCGGTGTCGAGGAGCGGATTCCGCGCAGGATTTCGCGGCGGCACGATCGGGCACGCCCCACCATAACAACTTCCCGAGAGATCCCCATGTCGTCAGTTCTTCACTTTCCCTCGCTGCCGTATCGCCTCCCGGCGCTGCCGGTTCTTGCCGTCGTCTTCGCCCTGGCGACCGCTGCCGCCTCGGCAGCCGAGCCTGCCGCGCCGCAGAAGTCGCCCCTATGGGCCGGCGGCGCACCGAACGGCGACGGCACCGTCGACACGGCGACCGGCTTCCTGACCGTCCATCTTGCTCCTGCCGACAAGGCCAACGGCGCGGCGCTCGTGATTTGCCCCGGCGGCGGCTACGGCGGGCTCGTCACCGGTGCCGAGGGGCATGGGATCGCCAAATGGCTGAATGGGCACGGCATCGCAGGCATCGTGCTCGAATATCGCTTGCCGAAAGGCCGCTCGATGGTTCCTCTCGCCGACGCCAAGCATGCGATCCGCACCGTCCGCTCGAAGGCCGGCGAATGGAAGCTCGATCCGAAGCGGATCGGCATCATCGGGTTCTCGGCCGGCGGACACCTGGCGTCGACCGCCGCGGTGCATTTCGATGCCGGCGATGCGAAGTCGGCCGATCCGATCGAGCAGGGCTTCAGCAGCCGGCCCGACTTCGCGGTGCTCGTCTATCCGGTCGTTTCGATGGGCATGCTCGGCCACGGCGGCTCGCGGCGCAACTTGCTCGGCGCGAGCCCGTCGGAAGAATCCGTGGCCTTTTTCTCCAACGAAAAGCAAGTCACGAAAGAGACGCCGCCGATTTTTCTTACGCACGCCAAGAACGATACCGTCGTCGTGCCGGAAAACAGCCGCCTCTTGCACGAAGCGTTGAAGGAGCACGGCATCGCGACCGAATATCTGGAACTGGCCGAAGGGGGCCATGGGCTCAACGGCTACAAGGGCCCGATGTGGGACGCTTGGCAAACTAAGTCGCTCGCGTGGCTAGCGTCGCTGAAGATCATTCCTGAGTCGGACGCGGCGAATCCTTAGACGGCTCCTCTTTCGACGGCGCATCCTTCGTGGGGGAGTTCTTCGCCGCGTTCGCGCCGACCATCGTCAGGCCGACCAATTGCCCGATGAACACCGCGAAATAGAACTGCCCGAACAGCGCCTCGAACCACTGCAACGTGCGCACGAACGGCGCGAGCGGGGCGATGCCGTCGTGATCGAGCGACGTCAACGACGCGAAGCTGAGATGGTTGAAGAGAAACCGCCGGAGCTCCAGGTCGTTCAAGTGGGAAACGTGTTGCGGCTCGACGTGGAATGCGTCGGGCTGCAACAGGTAAATCAACAAGTACAGGTTGCCCCAAGCCAGAGCGGCGAGGATGAACCCGGAAAATGCGCCGATGACGTGGTCGAGTTGGATCCGTTCGCTACTGAAAATATCGGCGAGAATCGTCGCGACCGCGAACCCCATGAACGAAATGATCAAGATGTGATACGCGATGAAGTAGTGATCGCGATGGCTTTCCGGGCCGAATATCCCGAGCGTGTTCGTCGCGATCGTCAGGAGGCCGAGCACGATGCCGACGACATGCTGCACACGTCGCTCGAACACGGTCAGGAAAACGGCGAGCAAGATGAGGAACCCGAAGATCTCGGTGCGGCCGGTCGCCACCGGTTGCGCCAGCAACGCAAGCACCAGCACCGCCAATAACAGCCGGTGCTTACGTTGCCGCAACCACTTCATATATGCTCCGATAGTCCACGCGCCGAGGCCACGAATCCGTTCGATCGAGTTCTCGTTCTCCGGCGGGTTTACTTCGCCGGCGCGATCGTCACTTTATGCGGCTTCAATTCGAGCGCCTTGCGAACGGCCGCTTCGAGGGCCGGGAGTTCCTGCAACCGCTCGGCAATGGCCGCTTGGCGCTTCGACTCGATCTCTTCGGGCGAGATCTTGAGCCCTAAAAACTCCGGGATGCTGGCCTGGGCCAACACGCAACCGCGGAAGATCCGATCGTGGTAGTACTTGTTCTTCGCTTCGATCGCGGCACGCACCGCTTTCACTTGCTCGGAAACAGGACCCACGGCCAACGCCGGCGCCGCAAGATCGACCCCCTTAGCGAGTTCGTCGGCGGAATACTTCGCGACCGTCTTGTCGCCCAGCCGCACTTCGTAATTCCCAGCCTTAAGTCCGCTGACGGCGAGCCGATAGTCGTTGGTCTCCGCCAAGATCGGCGCCCAATTCAAAATCAGCGATGCATCTGCGGGAAAGAACGGCAGCGCTCCGTCGAGTCGCTCGAAGGTCAACACGTCTCCTTCGCGCGCAACGTTGGTTACTTCGCAATTCTCCGTCTTCACCCCCTTCAGATCCGCCGCATCGATCGCCACCGACGAGACGAGCTTCGGAAAGTTCAGACCTTGAAGAATCGCAAAGGCCATCAGCGCTTGCCCCGGCGGGCCCGGATGTACGGCATCGCCGGCCGTGATCCGTTTGTAAGGTTTCGAGCCGGCACGGGCCTTATCGAGAACCGCGAGATAAGGATGAAACTGATCGACGAAGTGCTGCCCGTTGGCGTCGGACGTCTTCTTCATCCCCTCGGACAACTTTTCCAACGTGAGGTTATAGGCGGTCAAAGCCGTCGGGCCTTGCTCTTCGGCGTCGAGCGGTTGCGGCGTGCAGAACGCCACGCGAATGCCGGCCGCTTTCGCTTGATCGGCGATGCCTTGCAGGCCTCCGACATAATTCTTGAAGACCGCTTCGTCGTAAGCTTTATAGCCACCGTCGTTCATGCCGAAATCGACGGTCATGGCCGTCGGCTTGAACGAAACGACGTCGCGCTTGAATCGACCATTGCCCCCGCGGCTGCTGTCGCCGCCGATGCCGACGTTGCGAAACGCCAAATTCCATTTCGGAAAGCGGGTCGTGACCCACATCTCGATGTAGTTGCTGTAGAGGTGCTGCTCGGTGATCGAGTCTCCCATGATCACGATGCGGTCGCCGTCGCGAAAGAAAAACTTCTCGGCCGACGCGCCCGAAGCGCTAAGGCCGCCGATGAGCAAAGCGAAAACGAACAGCAACCGGTTCATGGCGACGAATCGACGAATCATGTGCGGGATCCTCATAGAGATTTGCAGCGTTCGACGGAAACCGACGCTTCTTATCTTGCGTCGTGCGGCAACGGCTGCCTTGTTGCCGGCCGCTAATTTAGCAGAGGCGCACGGGTCGCGAAAGCATCGCAAGGATCGATGGATGCGACCGCGCTTCGCCCGGACGCTCGCGGCTTACTCTTTCACTTTGACGACGATCGATTCGATCGCCGAGTGGCCCGACTTGCGAAACGGACGCGGCATCGGCTGCGCGTGCCCCTTCTCGTCGATCGTCCGACTGCGCAACGTGTATTCACCGGCGGGGAGGCCGGGCAACACCTTCGCCCAGTGGGCGTTCGTCAGCCGCAGCGGCCAGGTCTTCGGCTCGCCGGCGGCGGTGAAACCGTGCGTCTCGGCAGGGAGCTTTCCTTCCGGAAGCGCCCCCCAATGTTTCGGAGGCGCGAGCAAGTCGGCATCGACCCACGGCGCAGTCGTGAAATGCGGATCCCCTTCCGGTCGCGGCTTCGCGTTCGACTCGATCGAGACCTGCACCTTCGACAAGCCCGAGATGCCGACCTGCGCATAACCGGAAACCGGAATCGGCTGACCCGGCTTGAATCCCGTCGGCGACGAAAGGATCGCGGCGAACGTCTTCAGCGGACTGTCGAGGTCGTTGTTGCCCGAGGCATACGTGTCGTTCGCATGCGCAAGGTTCGTGAGCACGAGATGCGTGAGCCACTTGATCGACTTGAAGCCGTAGGCTTCCGGCACGACGACGCGCACAGGGCCGCCCCGTTCGGAATCGAGCCATTGGCCGTTGAGCTTATAGCACAAGATGACGGGAGGGAGATCGTAGGGATCTTCCAAAACGCGCCCCACCGGCAACGAACTGCGAAACATTTGCGCCGGGTCGTCGTTGTGGTAGCCGTAGAAAAACACGCGGCGCACATTCTCGCGCGGCTTCGTCAGCCAGAGCACTTCGCGCATCGGCACCCCTTCCCACAAGCCCATGCCGAGCGGGCAACCGATGTTCAAGCACGTCATCACTTTCGCGAACCGGACGGCATGCTTCTCGCCGAGCTTGAGCAAGCCGGCGAAGTCGAGCGCCGTGTTGTCGGCCTTCGTAAGCGACGTGCCGAGTTTCGCCGGGTTCTCGGAGTCGGAAACGACCTCGAGGCGCCAGGTGTCGCGCGTCAGTCCGACCTCGCGCTTCTTCTCTTCCGGCAACGAATGGGGCAACGGCTTGCCGCGCGAGACATCGCGAAAGTCTTCGACCGGCGTGAAGTAGGGATCTTGTCTAGCGCCAGCCTTGTCGGGCTTCGCCGGCTTCACGGGTTTCTCGTTCGCAACAGGTTTCTCAGCGACCGTTGCCGTAGGCTTGGGCGGGGTCGCAGGTTTATCAGGTGCCGCAGGCTTGGCCGGCTCTTCGGCGGCATGTAACAATGCAGCCTCGGCAACGGCAGCGCCCGCAACGCTTGCGCAGAGAAAGTAACGACGCGTCAGTCGCCGATGCTCTTCGAGAAACGTGGTCTCTTCCATGATCGAACTCCCGGAATGAAACGCTGCCTTTTGCATTCTAAAAGTACGCGAGTCGAGAAGCGAAGCAGATTCACGAAGCGGCGGCGCATTTTCTTGGGTGTGATGCATGAAAGCGCGCAATCGCGATGCGCGAACGGCGGAAATCTCTCCCTCCGATTGTCGCGCCCTAGGGAGTGGCATTCCGTCGCCGGCCGCACCATACTGACGACCTCTCCCGCACGCTTCTCCTTCCTTTTTCGAGAGTCTTCCGATCATGCGTTGGATCATTGCCGCTATTTGCACGTTGGGTTGGGCCATGAACGCACATGCAGATACATACGTTTATGTCTCGCTCGTCGCCGAGCAGAAGATTCAAATCCTGCGTCTGAACCCCAGCGACGGCAGCCTTACGCCGGTCGATGCCGTGGCGGTCGACGGCGGGCCGGGCTCCTTAGGAGTCGATCCGCAGAAGAAGTTCTTGTTCGCCTCGCTTCGCAGCACTAGCACACTCGCGAGCTTTCGGATCGATTCCGCCACCGGCAAGCTCACGCTCATAAGCTCCGCCACGCGACCGACCGGCGAAGGGGCTGCCTACGTCACCACCGATCGCGCGGGGCGCTGGCTTCTCTCGGCTTCGTATGGCCTGGGACGAGCCGTGGTGCATCGGCTGTCCGACGACGGCAAGATCGTAAGCCCTGCGGTCGACGTCGTCGAAACGGCGAAGACCGCGCACAGCGTGGCGACCGATCCGGATAATAATTTCGTCTTCGTGCCGCATCCCGCCCCGAACGCGATCTTTCAATTCAAGCTCGATCACGCGACCGGCAAACTCACGGACGCCGGCAAAGCCCCGGGCGGAACGCCCGCCGGCAGCGCGACCAAGACCGGCCCGCGGCATCTTGCGTTTCATCCGACTTTGAAGCTGGCCTTCACATCCGATGAAGCAGGGAGCAGCATCACGGCATACCGGTTCGATCCGACGACCGGCTTGAAGCCGGTGCAGACCGTGTCGACTCTGCCCGCCGACTATAAGGCATCGAACAGCACGGCCGAAGTGAAAGTACATCCGAGCGGCCGGTTCGTGTGGGTCTCGAACCGGGGCCACGATAGCCTTGCCGGTTTCTCGATCGACCCGAGCGGGGCGCTCACCGCGATCGATCGCGCACCGACCGAAAAAACACCACGCTCGTTCGATATCGAACCGCAAGGACGCTACGTCTTCGGCGCAGGAGAAGGCTCCGGCAAGCTAGCCGTGTTCCAAGTCGACACCACGACCGGCCAGCTCACGCGCAAGCACACCTACGAATTGGGCAAGAGCCTCACCTGGGTGCTCGCCGTGGAGACGACGAAGCCGTAAGCCGAGCGGAAGAAGTAGCGACCCCCATCAGGAGCCGATCGAGCACTCGACGCGTCGGCCCGAGCGCGACGACTCGTAGGCGGCGTCGAGGATTTCGAGCGTAGCGACGGTCGACTCCGGCGTATTGCGGCACTCGCGCACGCGGCTGGCGGCGCGGTCTTCGATCGCGGCGAGCCAATCTCCGACGACGTCGACTCCGCGAATGCCGCCGTAACCCGGCGTCGTGTCGGCGGCGACGGAAAACGTTTCTTCCATCGCATGCCATTGCGGTTGCGGGCCGTGGATTTCCAACGCGCCCGACGTGCCGGGCTTATTCGGATGCCAATTCACCCACCGCTCGCTGCCCCGGATCGACCATTGGTTTTCGCCGGCCCAACGGGGAAACCAGTAGCCGCCCGTGAAGGTCGCGAGGGCTCCCCCTTCAAGATCGAGGACGACCGTGCCGCCGTCTTCCACATCGGTTGCCGTCGCGCCGAACGTGCCCAGCCGCGCGGTCACTCCCATGACTCTCCTTTGCGCGACGTAGAGCAGCAGATCCAGATGATGACAGCCGAGCCAATTTATAAAGCCGGCGCCGCTGATGTTGCGATCGAACAAGTAGTGGTCGGGCCCGCGCCGGCGAATGTCGCTGGTGACGAACTTCATGTCGATGTGGATCAGCTTGCCGAAACGCTTTTCGGCCAGCATCGTTCTCAAGCGTTCGGCGCACGCATCGTAGCGCCACATGAAGCCGCTTTGAAAGGCGACGTCGTGCTTCCGCACCGCGGCGACGAGCGGGCGGAGATCGGCTGCCGTCGCCGCACCCGGCTTCTCGGTGAAGATGTGCTTTCCGGCTTCGGCAAGGCGGAGCAGGGTCGACGGGCCTTCGTTATTGGGGAGCGCGACTAGCGCGGCATCGAAGTCGCCGCGGGCGATCAAGTCGTCGACGGTGGCGAAGCGCGGCACTTCGGCGAAACGCTCTTCCAGGCTCGTCAGCGCGCCGCCGAAGCAAGGCAACAAGGCCGTGATCTCGATCCGCTCGCCGAAGTTCTCCAACGTCTCCCGCCAATGCGCCCCATGCGGATGATCGACCCCGACGAAGGCAAGACGAAGCGACATGATGAAAAACTCAGAAGTCAGAAGGCAAAATGCAAAACGACGGACGTCGAGATCGGAACGACTTCTCTTCCCTTCCCCTTCCTTCTCTGACCCCTGACCACCGACCCCTGACCCCTTCTCCTAAGTATGATAATCCGCGTTCAGCCGCACATACTCGGCCGTGAGGTCGGTGGTCCAGAAATTTACCGTTGCCGTTCCTTCGCCGAAGGTGAGCCGGATGTGCGTGTCGCGGTGGTCGCGGATCGAGTGCGAAGCGGCGACCCGATCGAACGGGAGCGGCGCACCGTTTTCATACAGGTGCAGGCCGTTGACCCAGAGGTTCACCTTCGCCGGATCGAACGGAACGTTCGCGTAGCCGGCCGCGGAAACGATCCGGCCCCAGTTCGGGTCGGCACCGCAAATGGCGGTCTTAACGAGCAAACTTTCGCTCACGCTCTTGGCGAGCAGCCGGGCCGATTCCCGATCGCGGCCGCCTTGAATCTCGACCTGAATCAGATGCGTCGCTCCTTCGCCATCGGCCGGGATCATCCGCGCCAGTTCGCCGCAGACTTCGCCGAGCGCCGCTTCGAACTTCGCCAAGTCGGCCCCTTGCAGCGGCGCGCCGCCGGCCGCACCGTTTGCCAACAGCAACACGGTGTCGTTCGTGCTCATGTGGCCGTCGACGCTGATGCAGTTGAACGAATCTTCGACCGTCGACGATAGCAACCGCTGCGCATCTTTGGGGGCGAGCGCCGCATCGGTAAGGACGATGCCGAGCATCGTCGCCATCTTCGGGCCGATCATCGCGGCCCCCTTCGCCATGCCGGTAAGTTGCACCGAGCCGGAGCTAAGGGCAATGGTTCGCCCGGCGACTTTATGGCGTGTGTCGGTCGTGAGCATTCCGCGCGCGGCGGCGACCAGCGCAGCTTCGTCGGTACCGAGCTTGCCGGCGACGTCGCGGACGCCGGCTTCGATTTTCTGCATCGGCATAAACTCGCCGATGATGCCGGTCGAAAGAACGAGCATTTGGTCGGCCGTTGCGCCGCAGGTTTGCGCGGCGGCTTCCGCCATGCGTCGACAATCGGCATCCCCGCGCTCGCCCGTGCAGGCGTTGGCGTTGCCGGAGTTGATCACGATGCCGCGCAGCGACGTGCCGGGCGTGTGCTCGCGGTCCCATTTCACCGGCGCCGCGAATACGAGGTTCGTCGTATAAACGCCCGCCGCCACGGCCGGACGCTCCGAGACGATCAGCGACAGGTCGAGTTTATCGGCATAGCGCTTGATGCCGCAATAAACACCGCCGAGCGAGTAGCCTTGCGGTAGCGGAGGAACGGGAAGCGCGGGAGTCGATGCTGCGGCTGATGATGCTGCGGGCGAAGTGGTCATGGAACGTGTTGCGCACTCCTGGCGAACGGATCGAAAGTGAAACTATGAAGGCTGCCGAACGAAACGCGGGCCGCGAATTACAAACGATCGATTACAACAGGGCCGTCGTTTCCGGGTAGCCGAACATCAGGTTGAAGTTCTGCACCGCTTGTCCTGCTGCGCCTTTAATCAGGTTATCTTCCACGCTGATCGTCACGATCCGATCGCGCACCACGCGGGCCGTCAGGTGGCAGTAGTTTGTGTGCGAGGTGTCTTTCGTCGTCGGCAGATGATCGACCACGCGCACGAACGGCTCGTCGCGATAGAAATCCTTCAACGCGTCGAGTACCTGCGCGGTCGTGTAGGTCCCGCGCGGCACGGCGTATGAAGTCGCGAGGATGCCCCGATCCATCGGCACCAGATGGGGCGTGAAGATGATCGAAGCCGGCGCGCCGCCGAACATCGTGAGGGTCTGTTCGATCTCGGGCGTGTGGCGATGCGTGCCGACGCCGTAGGCCGAGAAGTTTTCGTTGCACTCCGGATAGTGGAACGAAAGTTTCGGGGTTCGCCCTGCTCCCGAGACACCGCTCTTGGCGTCGATGATGATCCCCGTCGGCTCGATCATCCCGAGCTTAATGAGGGGAGCGAGCGGTAAGGCCGACGCGGTCGGATAGCAACCGGGGTTGGCGACCAACTTCGCCGGCGCGATCGCCGAGCGAAACAATTCGGGCAGACCGTAAACCGCCTCGGGAAGCCGGCCCGGATCGGCGTGCGTTTCGCCGTACCATTGCTTATAAGCGGCAGGGTCTTTCAAGCGATAGTCGGCACTGAAATCGACGACCCGCGCGCCGGCCGCGAGCATGTCGGGCACTTGGTGCGTCGTGACGCCGTGCGGCAAGCAACTGAACACGCAATCGGCCCGCCGCCCGACCTCGGCCGCCGCCAGGTCTTCGAGCTTTAAGTCTAACCGGCCGGTCAGGCTCGCATGCACGGAAGCGAGCGACGGATTCCCTTCTTGCCGACTGGTTACGGCCGTGATCTCGATATGCGGATGCCGCAGCAAGATCTTAAGCAGTTCGAGGGCCGAGTAGCCGGTGGCACCCTGAATGGCGACGCGCGTTTTTGGCATGGCTTGATGAATGCGGCTGACAAGGAAAACGGAGCAAGCGAATCGAGCCGAGCAGTATAACGACGACGAGCCGAACCCGCCAATCGGCCGAACGGCATCCTAACGAAGAGCCGTTTGCGGTCGCTGAGGTTCGCGGAGGAATGTCGTGGTGCGAGTGAAGGAATTCCTTCTGCTTGCAGCAGCCCACGGTTGCCGTCACAATGCCGGGCTTCTTACATGCGCTTGATTTCGGAAGCTTTCGCGGGGCCGTCGTCCCCAGGGGCACCGTTCGCAATGCTGGCTAAACTGCAGACCTTTACGCTCGTCGGCATCGATGCCGTGCCGGTCGAAGTCGAGGTCGACGTCTCGGCCGGCGCGCTGCCGAAGACGATCTTAGTCGGCCTGCCCGAAGCGGCCGTGAAGGAGAGCGTACACAGAATCGAACGAGCACTGGTCAACTCCGGCTACCAGCGGCCCGAGGATCGGATCGTCATCAATCTGGCCCCGGCCGATTTGCCGAAGCATGCCGTGTCGTTCGACTTGCCGATCGCGCTGGGGTTGCTCGCGGCGTCGGGACAAATCTCGGCCGAATGCCTGAGCGAGTTCGCAGTCGTCGGCGAGTTGGCGATGGATG is part of the Planctomycetia bacterium genome and encodes:
- a CDS encoding DUF1549 and DUF1553 domain-containing protein; this encodes KGDYYRITQEMIGRRVNVAVPADSLLLLKATGKVPHTGGRLFDVESPHYRTLYRWIEAGALEDSAAVPEPVEIALAPERMVFNGVKGTEQTKVTARYSDGSTRDVTHLARFLSNNVSTAAIDADGKVSATGRGDTFVFARFNRFTIGSEVIVLPADSTYRWPAPPANNYIDELVYDRLQKLHLLPSELCDDETFLRRVYLDLTGVPPTFAEYEAFTADNSARKRDELVDRLLASDAFTDVWTAKWAESLRVIGGGYAPTATDVKAAEAYFEWIREQIAANRPLNEFVADQITAGGSNLTTGPANLYTMLVHDTKFTPKNFAADFSQLFTGVQIQCAECHNHPFDRWTMDDYYGFVSLFTGIRRKTGAEAREFYIYNDASAPPAKHLIDGRPVPVMVLGGETAVPKGTDTRQALAAWLTSPDNELFSQNLANRIWAHFMGRGLVEPLDDMRISNPPTNKPLLDALAKHLTESKFNLRALVREICTSRVYQLSSRPNETNALDDRQFSRARLRRLRADVLLDSVVQVTESERGFRDFQLGTKAIQFYPRTPGDTTGPHAGDSFFETFGRSSRATVCACETKPDPTLSQALHLIAGDTVHARVAAGGLVPKLIASQPTPEAIIEQLFIRALTRKPTAEELAGMRKLVGTDVKDRKAYEDLFWGLLNSTEFSFNH
- a CDS encoding alpha/beta hydrolase, producing MSSVLHFPSLPYRLPALPVLAVVFALATAAASAAEPAAPQKSPLWAGGAPNGDGTVDTATGFLTVHLAPADKANGAALVICPGGGYGGLVTGAEGHGIAKWLNGHGIAGIVLEYRLPKGRSMVPLADAKHAIRTVRSKAGEWKLDPKRIGIIGFSAGGHLASTAAVHFDAGDAKSADPIEQGFSSRPDFAVLVYPVVSMGMLGHGGSRRNLLGASPSEESVAFFSNEKQVTKETPPIFLTHAKNDTVVVPENSRLLHEALKEHGIATEYLELAEGGHGLNGYKGPMWDAWQTKSLAWLASLKIIPESDAANP
- a CDS encoding SGNH/GDSL hydrolase family protein; this translates as MIRRFVAMNRLLFVFALLIGGLSASGASAEKFFFRDGDRIVIMGDSITEQHLYSNYIEMWVTTRFPKWNLAFRNVGIGGDSSRGGNGRFKRDVVSFKPTAMTVDFGMNDGGYKAYDEAVFKNYVGGLQGIADQAKAAGIRVAFCTPQPLDAEEQGPTALTAYNLTLEKLSEGMKKTSDANGQHFVDQFHPYLAVLDKARAGSKPYKRITAGDAVHPGPPGQALMAFAILQGLNFPKLVSSVAIDAADLKGVKTENCEVTNVAREGDVLTFERLDGALPFFPADASLILNWAPILAETNDYRLAVSGLKAGNYEVRLGDKTVAKYSADELAKGVDLAAPALAVGPVSEQVKAVRAAIEAKNKYYHDRIFRGCVLAQASIPEFLGLKISPEEIESKRQAAIAERLQELPALEAAVRKALELKPHKVTIAPAK
- a CDS encoding molybdopterin-dependent oxidoreductase, which produces MEETTFLEEHRRLTRRYFLCASVAGAAVAEAALLHAAEEPAKPAAPDKPATPPKPTATVAEKPVANEKPVKPAKPDKAGARQDPYFTPVEDFRDVSRGKPLPHSLPEEKKREVGLTRDTWRLEVVSDSENPAKLGTSLTKADNTALDFAGLLKLGEKHAVRFAKVMTCLNIGCPLGMGLWEGVPMREVLWLTKPRENVRRVFFYGYHNDDPAQMFRSSLPVGRVLEDPYDLPPVILCYKLNGQWLDSERGGPVRVVVPEAYGFKSIKWLTHLVLTNLAHANDTYASGNNDLDSPLKTFAAILSSPTGFKPGQPIPVSGYAQVGISGLSKVQVSIESNAKPRPEGDPHFTTAPWVDADLLAPPKHWGALPEGKLPAETHGFTAAGEPKTWPLRLTNAHWAKVLPGLPAGEYTLRSRTIDEKGHAQPMPRPFRKSGHSAIESIVVKVKE
- a CDS encoding lactonase family protein, giving the protein MRWIIAAICTLGWAMNAHADTYVYVSLVAEQKIQILRLNPSDGSLTPVDAVAVDGGPGSLGVDPQKKFLFASLRSTSTLASFRIDSATGKLTLISSATRPTGEGAAYVTTDRAGRWLLSASYGLGRAVVHRLSDDGKIVSPAVDVVETAKTAHSVATDPDNNFVFVPHPAPNAIFQFKLDHATGKLTDAGKAPGGTPAGSATKTGPRHLAFHPTLKLAFTSDEAGSSITAYRFDPTTGLKPVQTVSTLPADYKASNSTAEVKVHPSGRFVWVSNRGHDSLAGFSIDPSGALTAIDRAPTEKTPRSFDIEPQGRYVFGAGEGSGKLAVFQVDTTTGQLTRKHTYELGKSLTWVLAVETTKP
- a CDS encoding Gfo/Idh/MocA family oxidoreductase; the encoded protein is MSLRLAFVGVDHPHGAHWRETLENFGERIEITALLPCFGGALTSLEERFAEVPRFATVDDLIARGDFDAALVALPNNEGPSTLLRLAEAGKHIFTEKPGAATAADLRPLVAAVRKHDVAFQSGFMWRYDACAERLRTMLAEKRFGKLIHIDMKFVTSDIRRRGPDHYLFDRNISGAGFINWLGCHHLDLLLYVAQRRVMGVTARLGTFGATATDVEDGGTVVLDLEGGALATFTGGYWFPRWAGENQWSIRGSERWVNWHPNKPGTSGALEIHGPQPQWHAMEETFSVAADTTPGYGGIRGVDVVGDWLAAIEDRAASRVRECRNTPESTVATLEILDAAYESSRSGRRVECSIGS